A part of Ptychodera flava strain L36383 chromosome 11, AS_Pfla_20210202, whole genome shotgun sequence genomic DNA contains:
- the LOC139143868 gene encoding uncharacterized protein: protein MTILVLVLLAIAFCEAQENVALGGVAVSSDDGNTGVFAFDAVDGDEFTCFHIRGELDTDLWWQVDLGGKSVHRIDRVEINTTHNFTGQECGLLLRNFQNVDTNNYVTGFFELMGVKTEDGCCSACLQKDTCEMWRLDSNGCWLYALQDIQWTDGQSIAYRNGDGGHPSIFLYGATVRAGPESGHDLNPNCGEDVSLAHTVDSLLVRHCDQRFGRYVSISSSLGQLKFCEVAVYAEHVNYVDLGCYKDDPNLLSLEENTLVSDLLDGLPSERENAFDKCAFAAQRLQYMVFSLKNGGECFSGPDAGLTCDRSAKLDSCISLDASSIPINLYLIVDTPSEQIFANRYVRIGCYAENADDPTMASLEKSHPRLQDNYKQRSLPGRKCASVAAEMNFLIFALHNGGKCLADANGWARYDKYGASDECVKGKGGRHAITVYAIVHTRDTEAPNVSCSDIRQATSPESDIAFVEAESNVQVSDNVDFHGDFTRNCLPSLVDGLGIGPHPVTCSLIDRSGNEASCDFIVTVIDEESPIGSCPDVEEPTLQ from the exons atgacgATTCTTGTGCTTGTATTGCTGGCTATTGCTTTTTGCGAAG CTCAAGAAAATGTTGCTCTCGGAGGGGTTGCCGTATCAAGTGATGATGGCAATACCGGTGTCTTCGCTTTTGATGCCGTGGATGGCGACGAATTCACATGTTTTCACATAAGGGGCGAGCTTGATACTGACTTATGGTGGCAGGTTGATCTCGGGGGAAAGTCCGTTCATCGCATTGACAGAGTGGAGATAAATACGACGCACAACTTCACTGGACAAG AGTGCGGTCTACTTCTTCGAAACTTTCAAAATGTCGACACGAATAACTATGTAACTGGGTTTTTTGAACTTATGGGCGTTAAAACTGAAGACGGTTGTTGCAGCGCTTGTCTGCAAAAGGACACATGTGAAATGTGGAGGCTTGATTCTAACGGCTGTTGGCTGTATGCTCTGCAGGACATTCAATGGACAGACGGTCAAAGCATCGCATACCGAAATG GCGATGGCGGGCATCCATCTATTTTTCTGTATGGTGCAACCGTGCGAGCAGGACCTGAATCCGGCCATGATTTGAACCCGAATTGCGGGGAAGATGTGAGCTTGGCACACACGGTGGATTCGCTCCTTGTGCGTCACTGCGATCAGCGATTTGGTCGATACGTTAGCATTAGTTCGTCACTTGGTCAGCTCAAATTCTGTGAAGTCGCAGTTTACGCAG AGCACGTCAACTATGTAGACCTTGGGTGTTATAAAGATGACCCAAATTTACTCAGTCTCGAGGAAAACACCTTGGTTTCTGACTTACTCGACGGATTACCGAGTGAAAGAGAGAACGCATTTGACAAATGCGCTTTCGCTGCACAGCGACTTCAGTACATggtattttcacttaaaaatggAGGCGAGTGCTTCTCGGGGCCTGACGCTGGTTTGACCTGCGATCGCAGTGCGAAACTAGATTCCTGTATAAGTCTTGATGCATCGTCTATTCCAATCAATCTGTATCTTATAGTAGATACTCCATCTG AACAAATATTTGCGAATAGATATGTAAGAATAGGCTGTTATGCAGAGAACGCAGACGACCCGACCATGGCGTCGCTGGAAAAGTCACACCCTCGATTACAGGACAACTATAAACAACGATCCCTGCCAGGTCGAAAGTGCGCCAGTGTGGCTGCTGAGATGAATTTCCTGATCTTTGCTCTTCACAACGGTGGTAAATGCTTGGCAGACGCAAACGGTTGGGCCAGATATGACAAATACGGGGCATCGGATGAATGTGTCAAAGGTAAAGGGGGACGTCATGCTATCACCGTGTATGCAATAGTACACACAAGAG ACACGGAGGCGCCGAATGTTTCATGCTCGGACATTAGACAAGCGACATCACCTGAAAGCGATATCGCCTTTGTGGAAGCGGAAAGCAACGTTCAAGTCTCAGACAACGTCGACTTTCATGGAGATTTTACAAGAAATTGTCTACCGAGTCTCGTCGATGGGCTTGGGATAGGGCCGCATCCAGTGACCTGCTCTTTAATCGACAGATCTGGAAACGAAGCCTCTTGTGATTTCATAGTCACTGTTATAG ATGAAGAATCTCCCATCGGTTCTTGTCCCGACGTCGAAGAGCCGACCCTGCAATGA